Proteins encoded within one genomic window of Castellaniella sp.:
- a CDS encoding helix-turn-helix domain-containing protein → MSKFVMPLEVADRVARLGQRIRVARIRRGWSVADLASKAGINRNTLTALELGKPGTAVGVSFTVLWALGLDKSLDAVADPDSDLHGKALEASRRPTRAGKARKTSDDYDF, encoded by the coding sequence ATGAGCAAATTCGTGATGCCTTTGGAAGTTGCCGACCGGGTCGCCCGGCTGGGACAGCGCATCCGTGTCGCGCGCATTCGGCGCGGCTGGTCGGTTGCCGATCTCGCCAGCAAGGCGGGCATCAACCGAAATACCCTCACGGCGCTGGAACTCGGTAAGCCGGGTACGGCGGTCGGTGTGAGCTTCACGGTGCTGTGGGCGCTCGGCTTGGACAAGTCTCTGGACGCTGTTGCGGATCCCGACAGCGACCTCCACGGCAAGGCGCTCGAAGCGTCGCGCCGCCCGACGCGGGCGGGCAAGGCTCGGAAGACAAGCGACGACTATGACTTCTGA